The following proteins come from a genomic window of Coffea arabica cultivar ET-39 chromosome 11c, Coffea Arabica ET-39 HiFi, whole genome shotgun sequence:
- the LOC140004053 gene encoding myb family transcription factor PHL8-like isoform X1, whose translation MSLQNQNLQNNDMALVLSSDAKPRLKWTPELHLRFVDAVNQLGGADKATPKSLMRVMGIHGLTLYHLKSHLQKYRLGKSQQSQHYNESKPEEERENQRSHFTAEVCEETQNQTNESLQIAQALHMQMEVQRKLYEQLEVQRHLQLRIEAQGKYLQSVLKKAQETLAEYNTSAAGVELAKAELSQLVSMVDIGCPTSSLSALTEIEGPILKDTDNKQLTSNGCSMESSLTSSESSGRKEQTQPMHEIDEKGKCNRNNIVLSLMEMQPGQNSRSNNQASERKRTGSNTSVEKPLPKRFQPQRSDEQTGKFGFLETLDLNR comes from the exons ATGTCTCTACAGAATCAGAATCTGCAAAATAATGACATGGCCTTGGTTCTATCTAGTGATGCAAAACCTAGACTCAAATGGACTCCAGAACTTCACCTGCGCTTCGTCGATGCCGTCAATCAGCTTGGAGGTGCAGATA AGGCTACACCAAAATCATTGATGAGGGTGATGGGCATTCATGGATTGACACTGTACCATCTTAAGAGCCACTTGCAG AAATACAGGCTGGGAAAAAGTCAACAATCACAACATTATAATGAGAGTAAGCCGGAAG AGGAAAGAGAGAATCAGAGGAGTCACTTTACTGCAGAAGTTTGCGAGGAAACTCAGAATCAGACCAATGA GAGCTTGCAGATAGCCCAGGCTCTGCATATGCAAATGGAGGTGCAGAGGAAACTATACGAACAACTTGAG GTGCAAAGACATCTGCAATTGCGAATTGAAGCTCAAGGAAAGTATCTACAATCAGTTCTGAAGAAAGCACAGGAAACACTTGCTGAGTATAATACTTCTGCTGCTGGAGTTGAACTTGCCAAGGCAGAACTTTCTCAACTGGTATCAATGGTTGACATTGGCTGTCCAACTTCTTCCTTATCTGCATTGACAGAAATTGAAGGCCCGATCTTAAAAGACACAGACAATAAGCAATTGACAAGTAATGGATGTTCAATGGAAAGTTCTCTTACATCATCTGAGAGCTCAGGGAGAAAGGAACAGACTCAACCAATGCATGAAATTGACGAAAAGGGCAAGTGTAATAGAAACAACATCGTCCTCTCATTGATGGAAATGCAGCCAGGACAAAACAGTAGATCAAACAATCAAGCCagtgaaagaaaaagaactGGAAGCAACACTTCTGTTGAAAAACCACTCCCGAAAAGATTTCAACCCCAAAGAAGTGATGAGCAAACAGGAAAGTTTGGATTCCTGGAAACCCTTGATTTGAATAGATAA
- the LOC140004053 gene encoding myb family transcription factor PHL8-like isoform X2 encodes MSLQNQNLQNNDMALVLSSDAKPRLKWTPELHLRFVDAVNQLGGADKATPKSLMRVMGIHGLTLYHLKSHLQKYRLGKSQQSQHYNEKERENQRSHFTAEVCEETQNQTNESLQIAQALHMQMEVQRKLYEQLEVQRHLQLRIEAQGKYLQSVLKKAQETLAEYNTSAAGVELAKAELSQLVSMVDIGCPTSSLSALTEIEGPILKDTDNKQLTSNGCSMESSLTSSESSGRKEQTQPMHEIDEKGKCNRNNIVLSLMEMQPGQNSRSNNQASERKRTGSNTSVEKPLPKRFQPQRSDEQTGKFGFLETLDLNR; translated from the exons ATGTCTCTACAGAATCAGAATCTGCAAAATAATGACATGGCCTTGGTTCTATCTAGTGATGCAAAACCTAGACTCAAATGGACTCCAGAACTTCACCTGCGCTTCGTCGATGCCGTCAATCAGCTTGGAGGTGCAGATA AGGCTACACCAAAATCATTGATGAGGGTGATGGGCATTCATGGATTGACACTGTACCATCTTAAGAGCCACTTGCAG AAATACAGGCTGGGAAAAAGTCAACAATCACAACATTATAATGAGA AGGAAAGAGAGAATCAGAGGAGTCACTTTACTGCAGAAGTTTGCGAGGAAACTCAGAATCAGACCAATGA GAGCTTGCAGATAGCCCAGGCTCTGCATATGCAAATGGAGGTGCAGAGGAAACTATACGAACAACTTGAG GTGCAAAGACATCTGCAATTGCGAATTGAAGCTCAAGGAAAGTATCTACAATCAGTTCTGAAGAAAGCACAGGAAACACTTGCTGAGTATAATACTTCTGCTGCTGGAGTTGAACTTGCCAAGGCAGAACTTTCTCAACTGGTATCAATGGTTGACATTGGCTGTCCAACTTCTTCCTTATCTGCATTGACAGAAATTGAAGGCCCGATCTTAAAAGACACAGACAATAAGCAATTGACAAGTAATGGATGTTCAATGGAAAGTTCTCTTACATCATCTGAGAGCTCAGGGAGAAAGGAACAGACTCAACCAATGCATGAAATTGACGAAAAGGGCAAGTGTAATAGAAACAACATCGTCCTCTCATTGATGGAAATGCAGCCAGGACAAAACAGTAGATCAAACAATCAAGCCagtgaaagaaaaagaactGGAAGCAACACTTCTGTTGAAAAACCACTCCCGAAAAGATTTCAACCCCAAAGAAGTGATGAGCAAACAGGAAAGTTTGGATTCCTGGAAACCCTTGATTTGAATAGATAA
- the LOC140016783 gene encoding E3 ubiquitin-protein ligase MPSR1-like encodes MCPFFQIFSTTLLLPPFFDFAPHIFLPNFVPQFHQSNCLCINDFLPKFLSFPYIENNLNFLMASETEEFSESSSVIERLINSRNRDLALFLPFILAMTNSPNTPNPVQDSSTPDQEAQQSPPNMRESTDRIILINPLTQGMVVIEGSRGSGSSSSSLESLLRDLFSKDGQPPASKASIEAMPMVEVKEDSEECVICLEEWEAGALAKEMPCKHRFHGECIEKWLRIHGSCPVCRHKMPVEENDDKSLKNGDAGGTRREIWVSFAYSNSNLDRRSEEINQGGSNDSGDSSQTID; translated from the coding sequence ATGTGTCCATTCTTCCAGATCTTTTCCACAACCTTGCTGTTGCCACCGTTCTTTGATTTTGCACCCCATATATTCCTACCAAACTTTGTACCCCAATTTCATCAATCCAACTGCCTTTGTATCAACGACTTTTTGCCCaaatttctctcttttccctATATAGAAAACAATCTCAATTTCCTAATGGCTTCGGAAACAGAAGAGTTTTCTGAATCATCATCAGTGATCGAACGTTTGATAAATTCAAGAAACAGAGACCTTGCCCTGTTTTTGCCCTTTATTTTAGCCATGACAAACTCCCCGAATACTCCCAACCCAGTTCAAGATTCCTCTACCCCAGATCAGGAGGCGCAACAAAGTCCTCCAAATATGAGAGAATCAACGGATCGCATTATCCTGATTAATCCCTTAACACAGGGCATGGTGGTGATAGAAGGCAGCAGGGGAAGTGGCTCTAGCTCTTCGAGCTTGGAATCTTTGTTGAGGGACTTGTTTAGTAAAGATGGGCAGCCACCAGCCTCAAAAGCATCCATCGAAGCCATGCCCATGGTGGAAGTTAAGGAAGACAGTGAGGAGTGCGTGATATGCTTGGAAGAGTGGGAAGCTGGTGCGTTGGCTAAAGAGATGCCTTGCAAGCATAGATTCCATGGAGAATGTATCGAGAAGTGGCTGAGAATACATGGGTCTTGCCCTGTTTGTAGACACAAGATGCCTGTTGAGGAGAATGATGATAAGAGTTTGAAAAATGGGGATGCAGGCGGGACAAGGAGAGAAATTTGGGTTAGTTTTGCTTATAGCAATAGTAATCTTGACAGGAGAAGTGAGGAGATTAATCAGGGTGGATCAAATGATTCTGGTGATTCGTCCCAAACAATTGATTAA
- the LOC113716702 gene encoding beta-1,3-galactosyltransferase GALT1 yields MKKWYAGVFFTSLVMLLVLGYYVMQNPLKESNLTSLTPILNSTNPLEWITAGAPAVVQNPENTSQVISADILVSDLFVGRNISDEEKQSLHTWNHLQHLVSHAQVLPNALEATKEAVVAWKNLLASVEDEKLHMNESSQRKGKEKQCPHYLSKMNATELDDNGFRLQVPCGLTQGSSITFIGIPHGLLGNFRIDLTGEPLPGEPDPPIILHYNVRLLGDQITEDPVIVQNTWTIAHDWGEEERCPSPNPEKNKKVDELDQCNQIVGKDDNHTTMGGKHLNVSTKTPMVQDGSKPKKYFPFKQGNPFVATLRVGSEGIQMTVDGKHITSFGFRETLEPWLVNEVRIAGNIKLISVLSSGLPTSEDLEHIVDIKDLKAPPLPPHRQLNLFIGVFSTTNNFKRRMAVRRTWMQYGPVRSGTVAVRFFVGLHKNQVVNEELWNEAKTYGDIQLMPFVDYYSLITWKTLAICVFGTQVVSAKFVMKTDDDAFVRVDEILASLNRINVSRGLLYGLINSDSHPHRSPDSKWYISPEEWPDDSYPPWAHGPGYVVSNDIAQAIYKRYRKGQLKMFKLEDVAMGIWISDMKKQGLEVKYETDERIFNVGCRDGYVIAHYQGPREMLCLWQKLQEAKRANCCGD; encoded by the exons ATGAAGAAATGGTATGCCGGCGTTTTCTTTACATCCTTGGTGATGTTGTTGGTTCTGGGGTATTATGTAATGCAAAACCCCCTCAAGGAAAGTAATTTGACAAGTCTGACCCCAATTCTGAATTCAACAAACCCTCTTGAATGGATAACTGCTGGTGCTCCTGCTGTAGTACAGAATCCGGAAAATACTTCTCAAGTCATTTCTGCTGATATTCTAGTATCTGATCTCTTTGTTGGGAGGAATATATCGGATGAAGAAAAGCAGTCGCTACATACATGGAACCATTTGCAACATCTAGTCAGCCATGCTCAGGTATTACCTAATGCTTTAGAGGCTACCAAGGAAGCTGTTGTTGCGTGGAAGAACCTTTTGGCATCAGTTGAGGATGAAAAGCTTCACATGAATGAGAGTTCACagaggaaaggaaaagagaaacaaTGTCCTCATTATCTTAGTAAGATGAATGCTACGGAACTTGATGATAATGGCTTCAGGTTGCAGGTTCCTTGTGGATTAACCCAGGGTTCGTCAATCACTTTTATTGGCATTCCACATGGTCTTCTTGGTAATTTTCGGATTGACTTAACTGGTGAACCACTTCCCGGCGAGCCAGATCCTCCTATTATCTTGCACTACAATGTTAGGCTCCTAGGTGATCAAATAACTGAGGATCCTGTAATTGTCCAAAACACCTGGACAATTGCACATGACTGGGGTGAAGAGGAGCGCTGTCCATCTCCTAATCCTGAGAAGAACAAGAAAG TGGATGAATTGGACCAGTGCAACCAGATAGTTGGGAAAGATGACAACCATACAACTATGGGTGGTAAACACTTAAATGTGTCAACAAAGACTCCTATGGTTCAGGATGGGTCTAAACCAAAAAAGTATTTTCCCTTTAAGCAAGGGAATCCATTTGTAGCAACGCTCAGAGTAGGATCAGAGGGAATTCAGATGACAGTTGATGGGAAACACATAACATCATTTGGTTTTCGTGAA ACTTTGGAACCCTGGCTTGTTAATGAAGTAAGGATTGCTGGAAACAtaaaattaatttctgttttgtcaAGTGGCTTACCTACATCAGAGGATTTAGAACACATAGTTGACATCAAAGATCTTAAAGCTCCTCCACTACCTCCACACAGACAGTTAAATCTTTTCATTGGTGTGTTCTCTACTACCAACAATTTTAAACGCAGAATGGCTGTTCGAAGAACATGGATGCAGTATGGTCCTGTGAGGTCTGGAACGGTTGCAGTTCGTTTTTTTGTTGGTCTG CATAAAAACCAGGTGGTGAATGAGGAGCTATGGAACGAGGCGAAAACTTATGGTGACATCCAACTGATGCCATTTGTTGACTACTATAGCCTTATCACATGGAAGACTTTAGCTATATGCGTATTTGGG ACACAGGTTGTTTCAGCAAAATTTGTCATGAAGACAGACGATGATGCATTTGTTCGGGTGGATGAAATTTTGGCCTCCTTGAATAGGATTAATGTGAGCCGTGGTTTGCTTTATGGGCTCATTAATTCTGATTCACATCCTCATCGAAGTCCTGATAGCAAGTGGTACATTAGTCCTGAA GAATGGCCAGATGACTCCTATCCTCCTTGGGCACATGGTCCTGGATATGTTGTATCAAATGATATAGCACAGGCAATCTACAAGAGATACAGAAAAGGCCAACTTAAG ATGTTCAAGCTAGAGGATGTGGCTATGGGAATTTGGATTTCAGATATGAAGAAGCAAGGTTTGGAAGTAAAATATGAGACAGATGAGAGGATCTTCAATGTGGGATGCAGAGATGGCTATGTAATTGCCCACTATCAAGGTCCTCGAGAAATGCTCTGCCTTTGGCAGAAACTGCAGGAGGCAAAACGTGCTAACTGCTGTGGCGATTAG